The proteins below come from a single Miscanthus floridulus cultivar M001 chromosome 1, ASM1932011v1, whole genome shotgun sequence genomic window:
- the LOC136496040 gene encoding replication protein A 70 kDa DNA-binding subunit B-like yields MVDSSPVVAMKSLKVSDFQGGKDTSLAPIAAEMGATRAGGLKSMYSDRVFRSHITSDPAMGQEKPVFFSLNAIISHIKPDQNMWCRACKTCNKKGD; encoded by the exons ATGGTTGACAGTTCTCCCGTCGTTGCGATGAAGAGCCTAAAAGTATCTGATTTCCAAG GAGGCAAAGATACTTCACTGGCACCAATTGCTGCAGAAATGGGTGCCACACGGGCTGGTGGCTTGAAGTCCATGTATTCTGATAGAGTTTTTCGGTCTCACATCACCAGCGATCCTGCTATGGGCCAGGAAAAG CCTGTTTTCTTCAGTTTGAATGCCATCATAAGCCACATCAAGCCTGACCAGAATATGTGGTGCCGTGCTTGCAAGACCTGCAACAAGAAAGGTGACTGA
- the LOC136464485 gene encoding uncharacterized protein, with the protein MKFMAVPNYTYLKLKILGSSGVITIGISFQRAYECEVECYDHAAAIVASGQLAAIKKEVIKEAPKPKKLIGSFEPTEGSKEVLIDSGSPDSKVVHIGTTLSPK; encoded by the coding sequence atgaagttcatggccgtccccaactatacctaccttaaACTGAAGATACTGGGCTCtagcggggtcatcaccatcggtatctccttccagcgtgcctatgagtgtgaggttgAGTGCTACGATCACGCcgcggcaatcgtcgcctccggacAACTCGccgccatcaagaaggaggtcatcAAAGAAGCGCCCAAGCCTAAGAAGTTGATCGGGTCTTTTGAGCCTACGGAgggctccaaagaggtcctcatagattcCGGCAGCCCCGACAGCAAggtggtgcacattggcaccacgctttccccTAAATAG
- the LOC136496029 gene encoding uncharacterized protein, with product MGPEKGGAKVIGGGGGGGGIFNLFDWKRKSRKKLFSNSPEGSKLVKRSDETLLSGRLHLGDEDEGIGVSSFKGSSDYSCASSVTDEEGREMKAPGVVARLMGLDAMPTSGVPEPYCTPFRDTRSFRDSHSLKRSPEYSMNDQFGHVPRRVDGYIRKPLDLRAPKMPSSPIERFQMEALPPRSAKHLPMSHHRLLSPIKNPGFSSARNAAQIMEEAAKILQPRAQASSREKICSFSPARIPLRVSEPRESIPPSQRTVPLKPQSSRTAPELPDVRFSRAQQMNRSWNSEEDIVIFRSSIDSYELNNPSCLNSKNNKEKSISLAVQAKNNVQKREGVTGSGRNSGLQKEHDEHRANQPCRSQSNLQRNKQQKKPSSSGTSSPVLRQNNQKQNSLVTRGKVAPNKTVSTQQGRKLMAGDSSSGKIKGGSKISKVGGRKDIVESISGDREGSSSNNKDFPQKKRLIERNSTNEKGTFVPEKTLGKLKKQVQPNVVMDEHIKWNKESKDTTDVVSFTFTSPLVKPLAGPSRLAGKWDTRSNLDMDAGCDKDDSDNKAEGLSSVGLNFVNGDALSLLLEKKLKELTLKIDPSITFTRGDTFVPATFTLEEPPTTSCSNWGSESGVFDCSPSEVKPSQYDYCPSAQSSTKGQIFRGSKIKVEEQEECSSISNARKEQENDDLSPLSVLEPTSLSESCWSSECSGSSSGGKGYSSLFDVKNAQGNFLINPASVDIEAKTTDSASSASIDTSDISDVTQCSKRSRHTELEYIADVLSNVNLTTDELGSLFVNQDRSALDPLLFEKMENMHVYTQGKEPFCRRGYRRLLFNCINECLETRRMTYFQAGYAAWSKGAATLSRGIEAEVCNEITSWKSMGDWMEDELVDKDMSSGLGTWVDFRVEEFEAGEEVESHLLSSLLDEVIGDMVVRRRQECIFVI from the exons ATGGGGCCCGAGAAGGGTGGAGCGAAGGTTATTggcggcgggggaggaggcggcgggaTCTTCAACCTATTTGATTGGAAGCGAAAGTCACGCAAGAAGCTGTTCTCCAACTCGCCCG AGGGGTCCAAGCTTGTCAAGAGGAGCGATGAAACCTTGCTGTCAGGGCGTCTCCACTTG GGTGATGAAGATGAGGGGATTGGTGTATCAAGCTTCAAGGGGAGCAGCGACTACAGCTGTGCGTCTTCAGTGACCGATGAGGAAGGGCGTGAGATGAAGGCGCCAGGTGTGGTGGCCAGGCTCATGGGCTTGGACGCCATGCCCACCTCGGGTGTTCCAGAACCGTACTGCACACCGTTCCGAGACACAAGGTCGTTCAGGGACAGCCACAGCCTCAAGAGGAGCCCTGAGTACTCCATGAATGACCAGTTCGGTCATGTTCCTCGAAGAGTTGATGGCTATATCAGGAAACCATTGGATCTCAGAGCACCGAAGATGCCAAGCAGCCCGATTGAAAGGTTCCAGATGGAAGCATTGCCACCAAGGTCCGCAAAGCACCTACCAATGTCTCACCATAGGTTGTTGTCCCCCATCAAGAATCCAGGTTTCAGTTCAGCGAGGAACGCTGCCCAGATCATGGAGGAAGCAGCCAAGATTCTTCAGCCAAGGGCACAAGCCAGCTCTAGGGAGAAAATCTGCTCTTTTAGCCCGGCACGAATTCCTTTGAGAGTTTCGGAGCCAAGAGAGAGCATCCCTCCTTCGCAGAGGACTGTGCCTCTGAAGCCGCAATCATCCAGGACCGCTCCTGAGCTACCAGATGTGAGGTTCTCCAGAGCACAGCAGATGAACCGAAGCTGGAATAGCGAGGAAGATATTGTCATATTCAGATCTTCGATTGATTCTTATGAGCTTAATAATCCTAGCTGTTTGAATTCGAAGAACAACAAGGAAAAGTCTATTTCTTTGGCAGTCCAAGCAAAGAACAATGTCCAGAAGAGGGAAGGCGTAACTGGTTCTGGGAGGAATTCAGGATTACAGAAAGAGCACGATGAGCACAGAGCAAACCAACCATGTAGGAGTCAGTCTAATCTCCAGAGAAACAAGCAGCAAAAGAAGCCATCATCATCTGGCACTTCTTCCCCTGTCCTTCGGCAAAATAATCAGAAACAGAATTCTTTGGTAACCAGAGGTAAGGTGGCACCAAACAAAACTGTCTCAACACAGCAAGGCAGAAAGCTGATGGCAGGAGATTCCTCTTCTGGGAAGATCAAGGGTGGAAGCAAGATATCTAAAGTTGGTGGCAGAAAAGACATCGTGGAAAGCATAAGTGGTGATAGAGAAGGATCTTCGTCAAACAACAAAGACTTCCCACAGAAGAAACGGTTGATAGAGAGGAACTCCACCAACGAGAAGGGTACATTTGTGCCTGAAAAAACACTGGGTAAACTTAAGAAGCAAGTTCAGCCTAATGTTGTTATGGATGAGCACATTAAGTGGAACAAGGAAAGTAAAGATACTACAGATGTTGTGTCATTTACCTTCACCTCGCCTTTGGTCAAACCATTGGCAGGACCGTCCAGACTGGCGGGTAAGTGGGATACAAGAAGCAATCTTGATATGGATGCAGGATGTGATAAAGATGATTCAGATAACAAGGCCGAAGGGCTGTCATCAGTGGGTCTGAACTTTGTAAATGGTGATGCATTGAGCCTTCTCCTAGAAAAGAAGCTGAAGGAGCTAACATTAAAAATTGATCCATCAATCACCTTTACGAGGGGTGACACATTTGTGCCTGCTACTTTTACCTTGGAGGAACCACCAACCACTTCATGCAGCAATTGGGGCTCGGAAAGTGGAGTATTTGACTGTAGCCCTTCTGAAGTGAAACCTTCTCAATATGATTATTGCCCTTCAGCTCAGTCATCTACAAAAGGCCAAATTTTCCGAGGCAGTAAAATAAAG GTGGAAGAACAAGAAGAATGCAGCAGCATAAGCAATGCAAGGAAGGAACAGGAAAATGATGATCTAAGTCCCCTATCTGTGCTTGAACCAACCTCTCTAAGTGAGAGTTGCTGGTCTTCCGAGTGTTCAGGCAGCAGCAGTG GGGGTAAGGGTTATTCATCACTTTTTGATGTTAAGAATGCCCAAGGGAATTTCTTGATTAACCCAGCATCAGTTGATATTGAGGCAAAGACAACAGACTCAGCCTCTTCCGCTTCAATAGATACATCAGATATTTCAGATGTCACCCAATGTTCTAAAAGATCAAGACACACAGAGCTGGAGTACATTGCAGATGTGCTAAGCAATGTCAACTTGACAACAGATGAACTGGGATCACTCTTTGTCAATCAGGATAGATCAGCTTTGGACCCCCTTCTCTTTGAGAAAATGGAGAATATGCATGTGTATACACAAGGGAAGGAGCCTTTTTGCCGTCGAGGGTACAGGCGGCTGTTGTTCAACTGCATAAATGAATGCCTGGAGACAAGACGCATGACCTACTTCCAGGCAGGATATGCAGCGTGGAGCAAAGGAGCAGCAACGCTGAGCCGGGGCATAGAGGCCGAAGTCTGCAATGAGATCACCAGTTGGAAGAGCATGGGAGACTGGATGGAGGATGAGCTTGTCGACAAGGACATGAGCAGTGGACTGGGCACATGGGTCGATTTCCGGGTGGAGGAGTTCGAGGCTGGTGAGGAGGTGGAGAGCCACTTACTGAGCTCACTGCTTGACGAGGTCATCGGCGACATGGTCGTGAGACGACGGCAGGAGTGTATATTTGTAATTTGA